In the Dendrosporobacter quercicolus genome, GTTTAAGGCGGATGGTTTTTGTATAATCCCGCGTTAAACGCGGGTACAGAGTGCCGAAAAAAACGTGCTGCCAGGCCGCAAGGCTGGAAAGCACGTTTTGTAAACCTTACTATTCAAAATATGGATGAAGGGCAATGAGAACAGCAGCGGCTTATAGCCGGTGTTTTTTTACAATAATTAATTAAAAATTTACATTAAATTAATTATTGCATTATATTCAAGTGCTATGCTGATATGGGGGGGATCTGTATGTCTGTTAAAATGACCGATATGGTATTCTGGATCTTCATACTTTTATATTTACTCATGTATTTCTATGAATTAAGCATTTTATCTGAATATAAGGAATTGTTTCATTTGCCTTTGTCGTAACGAACACGAAAAAAACGGTTCCCGGCTTTTTACAGTAAACGAAATTAGTTCTTATGCACTCGGTTTGAACCGATTCACTGCCTGAATTGACTATACCAGTCCAAACGGAACGCAGGCGGAAGATTTATTGCGGCCGACGCCTTCGGTTCATTAGTGAAGCTGCTTTCGTCTGCGGGAGAATAAGCCATTAATAACATCAATAATCGTAAAGTAGAAGAAAAATCCACAGATTACCTTTACAATGAATTTGAGGCTGTCTAACAGCGCGGCGCAATAGTGCCATTCTTTGATAAAGGGAGTTATTAAAATCAGTACAGTTAAACCTAGCAAAGATAGAAGAAATAATTGAGTAGCAGGATAATCTTTAAACATCATACCCAACCTCCTTTTATTTACTTCTATTTTCATTATATTCTGAATTTATTGTTTTGTCTAATGGTAGGATTTAATTATTTGCACTTATTATAGTATCCATAATATTTTTTCAGACTTAAGCCAATGATATCATTACCGGCCAGATAAAAAAGAGGTGTACGTGGATGATATTGGATAAAGTTATTGAGGATATTAAAAAGCTTGAAGTAACCGGCAATTTTATTAATAATGTAATGTATGCTTTTGAGAATTATAAATTTGGCGGTGAAATTGAAGTAACCATCATTAAAGATTCGGAAACGTCCTATCAAGTCAATGTGAAGGCAAATGCCGACCGACATACAATTAAAATAAACACGAAACATGAAAAAACTACTGCAGTGCAGGAGCGCAGGCAATAGGATAACTGCCTGAAAAAGCAGGCGCTGAATGCGGGCAGCCTTTCTAAAAAAATTCTAAAAGTTGGCGATTATGATAGAATCATGCAAAACAACAGAGTGCTCAACCGCTTTCTGTTCAAATAAACCTACCCTCTATTTCCGTCTGCCCTACGGGTGGGCGGATTTTTTTATCCGGTAAACGCAGCGGTGTAAAAAAATCATTGTCCGTTTAGTCACTTTTTTAACGACCAGCATTTTCTAAAAAAGTTCTAAAAATTGGTGGTTATGATTAGAGACGACTCCTCCCATATATGAATAATGATTTTTGTGGCCTCAGTAATCTGCTGAGGCTTCTTTTTTTACCGGAAGGATAGCTTCCACCTTAAAAATAAGTTTGAAAGTTTTCGCCGCAAAGCGAAGTTTGACTGGTATGGCCAGGCAAGTCAGTCTTTGCTTTAGTATCCATGATTGTGCCGGAACCGGCCTAAGGCTGGCGCATAAAAAAGCCGGAGCTTGTAATATACGGAGATAAATATACAATATATAGTCGCAAACAGCTTAAAATAACACCATATTTAGTATTTTGTTCTTTGGTACGAATTGGTTAATGTGATAGAATATATTCAGACATTTGATGAGTTGTGCTATTGGATAATGGAAGTAGGAGATGGAGTTGGCAATCATGAATAATTTACTGGTAATCAAGCGCGATGGCCGTAAAAGTGAATTTCATACGGTGAAGGTCTATGATGCGATTCAAAAAGCCTATACGGAGAATTTTGATGGTATTGTCGATACCAAGAAGGTCAAAGCATTAACCGAGAAGGTCGTTTCTTTGATTACCGAGTCGGGAAAACAAAGTATTTCAGTTGAAGAGATTCAGGATATTGTCGAAGATGTGCTAATTCGATCCCGGGAAGTGGCAGTAGCCAAAAAATATATTGGCTACCGGGCGCAGCGCACACAGATCCGTGAAGCCAATATGCGCCTGATGCTGGAATATAAAGATATTACCTTTAAGGATGCGGAGCAGGTGGATAGCAAACGGGAGAATGCCAATGTGGACGGCAATACCGCAATGGGGACAATGCTGCAGTATGGTGCTACCGGTTCTAAACAATTTGTTATCCACCATATTTTAAAAAACGCTCACGCTTTGGCGCATCAAGAGGGTGTCATTCATATTCATGATATGGATTTTGAGGCGATTGGCACGTTGACTTGCTGCCAGATTGATATTCATAAGCTGTTTAAGAATGGTTTTTCTACCGGACACGGGCATTTGCGGGAACCTCAGGACATTATGAGTTATGCCGCTTTAGCGGCCATTGCCATTCAAAGCAATCAGAATGATCAACATGGCGGACAGTCTATTCCTAATTTTGATTACGGGCTGGCGCCAGGTGTTGCCAAGACTTTTGTAAGACTTTACAAGGACAATCTGACCAAAGCGGTGATGCTTCAGTTTGACTCTTTGCCGGAGGCCGCGGTTGAGGCGATTGTAGAGAAAGTCGTGGACCCGTACCAGGAAAACGCAGAATTCCCGCGGATCGGCGAGACACACTATGCGTTGTACCGGGAGTCTGAGACGGTTAGACTGAGAGCAGCTTTGCAGGAGGCCGGCGTCGAGCTGGACGAGATGCGGACCGTCAGACTGCAAACCACGGTTTACCGGTTTGCCAGAAATGAAACAATGAAAAAGACATACCAGGCAATGGAAGGCTTTCTGCATAATCTTAACACGATGCATTCACGGGCCGGAGCGCAGGTGCCGTTTAGCAGCGTGAATTTCGGCACAGATGTGTCACCTGAAGGCAAACTGGTGGCGGAACAGTTTTTGTTATCGGTCGAGCGGGGGCTGGGCAATGGTGAAACGGCAATATTTCCGATCAGCATCTTCAAGGTGAAGGAAGGGATAAATTACAATCCGCAGGACCCCAATTATGATTTGTTTAAGCTGTCCTGCCGCGTATCCGCTAAACGGCTGTTCCCCAATTTTGTTTTTTTGGATGCTCCATTCAATTTGCAGTATTATCAACCGGGGCGGCCTGAAACGGAAGTAGCGACTATGGGGTGCCGTACCCGCGTGGTTGGCTCAGTGTTTCCGGAGTCGGACGGAATTGTGTTTGGGCGCGGCAATCTATCGTTTACCAGTATCAATCTGCCGCGGCTGGGAATTAAATACGGGATAGCCCGCGGTGAGCGTGAGCAGCCTGATCTGACCGGGTTTTACCGGGATTTGGATGAGGTTATCGATTTGGTTATTGCTCAGTTGCTAGAGCGGTATGAAATCCAGAAGAATAAAAAGGTAAAAAATTTTCCTTTTCTGATGGGTCAAAATATCTGGTATGGAGCCGAGCAGCTGAACTGGGAGGACCGCCTCGAAGAGGTCATTAAACACGGCACACTGACTGCCGGTTTCATTGGCCTGGCGGAAACGTTAAAGGCGTTAACCGGCAGCCATCACGGCGAAACGGCAGAGGCTCAGAATTTAGGCCTGGAGATTATCGGCCATCTGCGCCGCAGAATGGATGAGGCCGCCAATGCTTATCAGCTTAACTTTTCGCTGATTGCCACACCGGCGGAAGGTTTGTCCGGGCGGTTTGTAAAAATTGATCATACGAAATTCGGCGGTATTCCGGGAGTAACCGACCGGGAATACTATACGAACGGTTTTCATATTCCGGTGTATTTCCCAATCAGCGCCAGCCGCAAAATCGAGCTGGAAGCCCCCTATCATGCTTTTACCAATGCCGGACATATTACTTATATCGAATTAGATGGCGATATGACCAAAAATCCTGATGCTTTTGAGCTGGTTGTGCGTAAAATGAAAGAATCGAATATTGGCTATGGTTCAATTAATCATCCGGTGGACCGTGACCCGGCTTGTGGCTTTACCGGTGTCATTGGCGATATTTGTCCCAAATGCGGCCGCAAAGAACAAGGGCCGGGCAGCATGCCCTTCGAACGGATTCGTCGTATTACCGGCTATCTGGTAGGAACGATGGAGAAATGGAATAACGGTAAACGAGCTGAAGAAAAAGACCGGGTTAAGCATCTGGATGGCCGGAAAACTCATGCTTAACCTGCGTCTGGCCGCTGACATTACCATTGATTCTGTGGTGGATGGACCCGGGCTGCGCACCGTTGTGTGGTGTCAGGGCTGTGTTCATCAATGCCCGGAATGCCATAATCCTGCGACTCACTGCCCAACCGGCGGATTTGAAAAAACGGTTTCGGCAATTATTCGGGAAATACTGGCAGTTCCAATGCAGTCAGGCGTAACATTTTCCGGCGGGGAGCCGATGCTGCAGGCGAAAAGCTGTGCGGCAGTTGCCCGGGCATTAAAAGAACAAGGCCGGAATATTTGGTGTTATACGGGCTTCACTTTCGAGGAATTGCTGGAGCAGCCGGAGTGTGTGCAATTTCTCAATCATATTGATGTGCTGGTGGATGGCAAATTTGTTCCGGAAATGAAAAGCTATAATTTGCCGTTTCGGGGTTCCGCCAATCAGCGTCTGATCGCTGTTCCTGAAAGTTTAAGGAGAAAACAAGCTGTTTTGCTGAGACATTCCCTTTAGGAGATGAGTACATGGGTGCTAAAATTAAAATAGCGGCTATCGGTGATTCGATTACTTACGGCTACCCTTTTGGCCCGGCTTTTTCCTGGTTAAACTCTATTGGCAACCACGGGCGCCGGGCGGTGGCCAACCGGGGCGTATGCGGCGATACAACCAGCGGAATGTTGAAGCGGTTTGCAGCCGATGTGCTTGCCGTCAAACCGCACTATACGTTTATTCTTGGCGGAACCAATGACGCCTGTAGCAAAGCTGCAGCCAGTCTGGTTGAAAACAATATTGTTAAAATGACTGAGCTGGCTGTTAACGAGGGTATTAAACCGGTCATTGGTATCCCAGTTCCCTCTCTCAGTCCGGTTGAAGAGGAAATTTTGCATACGTATCGTCTCAGAATGTATGAATATGCCCGTACAGCAGGAATCTGTTATGTTGACTTTTATGCCGCTTTCCAGGCCTATGCCGCCCGTAATGCCTGGCAAAACTTATATGTCGATGAGTTACACCCCAGTCAAACAGGATACCGGCTAATGGGGGAGACTGCAAGCGGATTTTTTGGGAGGTTAACCCCGGAAGTTGATTAGTGGCCGGCCAAGTCTAAAGCCGGGGGCTGAATTGCGTGAGCTTTTACGTCCGGCAAGGCGAAGGAGCCGCACAGATCGGCAAGATGTAAGGCGATGACAACGCGTACGAAAAAGGCTACGCTGTCTAAGCTGAGATTTAACTTTGTCAAGCACTAGCTATGCCGCCGTATGATATTTGAAGATTTTAAGGCCTGCCCAACCGGCGGGCTGTTTTTTTATCCTTGCTTTAGGTGCGCCAGGGGTGGCTTACCGGCGACGATGCAAATTACTGTAGTTTTCAGTGGGGCCAATGAATGGCGCAGGCCGGATATCGTCGTTGACGGAAATAGCAGAAATTTGTTATAATGACATCGTTTGATATAGATGGTTAAATGTAGTGTATAGGGCGGGAAGGCTGAACTGATACAGCCTTCCCGTTGGGAATACATAAGACTGTTTTGGGGGATTTTTGGGTGTTGTGAAAAGGTCTTTCTTTTAATTATGCCAGTCAAGAACAATGGAGGGCGAAATGAATTTATTACATGACACATTAGCTAAAATTACTCCGCTTAACCTTGAGGTAATGGAAGGGGTGCAGGAGCGCCTTGACCGCCTGAGCAAACCGCGAGGCAGTTTGGGCCGGCTGGAGGATATGGTCAAGCAATATGCCGGAATTACCGGCGAGACTGAGCCTAAGGCGCCGCGTAGCTGTATGGTGGTGACTTCAGCCGACCATGGGGTAGCGAAGCATGGCATTAGCGCCTATCCTGTTGAGACTACGATGCATATGACTGCCAATTACCTGGTCTCCAAAGGTGCGAGCGCCAATGCCTTCGCCAATTTTTGCGGCGCCGATATGGTGGTTGTTGATATGGGGATAGCCGGTGATTTATCTGATGTGCCGGGGTTGTGGCAGCGAAAGATTGCTTATGGTACGAACGACTTTACCCAAGGTCCGGCAATGAGCTATGAACAAGCAGTGCAGGCGATAGAAACCGGTATTGACATTGTCAATTGCAAGGCGCAGGAAGGTTATCGCTGCTTTAGCCTTGGCGAAATGGGGATTGGCAATACAACCGCCAGTGCGGCTATTGTCGCCGCTTTTACCGGCCTGTCGCCGGAGACGGTTACCGGCCGGGGTACGGGCATTTCCGATAGCCGGATGAAGGTGAAGATTGAAGTTGTTCGCCAGGCGTTAACGGTAAACCATCCGGATAAAGCAGACGGAATTGATGTACTGGCCAAAGTGGGCGGCTTTGAGATCGGCGCTTTGACCGGGGTGATTCTGGGCGCGGCCGCAAACCGGTGCGCCGTTGTTATTGACGGACTAAATACAACTGCAGCGGCTTTAATTGCCGCTGCAATTAATCCGTTGAGTAAGAAATACATGTTTGCCTCCCATTTGTCCGGTGAACCTGCCCATATCATTGCCCTGAATTATCTGAACTTGCAGGCTTGCCTGGATATGGGCGTGCGGCTGGGTGAAGCGATTGGGGCATCAATGGTGGTTGATATGCTGAGTGTTTCCATTAAGCTGCTGCAACATATGACCTCGTTTGACCAGTCCGGGCTAGTAAAAGCCGCTATCCCGGGAGGAGGACGTTGTAATGCTGGATGAGACCATTTCACAGATTAAACCTTTAGATCAGGCAGCTATGGAAAAATGCCAGTTAAGAATTGATAATTTAACCAAACCGCTGGCCAGCCTGCAATCGTTTGAATACTTAATCAGGAAAATCGCCGGCGTTACCGGTAACGCGCGGCCGCGGTCCTTAAAGAAGAGTATCGTCTTAATGGGCGGCGATCATGGCGTGAGCGCGGAAGGAGTTAGTGATTGCCCGCAGGAAGTAACAGCTCAAATGATGGAAACTTTTTGCCGGGGCGGCGCGGCCATCAATGTGTTCGCGCAGCATGTGGAGGCTGATTTAGTGCTGGTGGACATTGGCGTAGCTGCCGAACTGCCGCATAGTGTCTGCCTGCATGATAAAAAAGTCGCCTATGGAACAAAAAATTTGGCGGAGCAGCCGGCCATGACCCGTGGTCAAGCCCTGCAGGCGATTAACGCCGGGATTAAAATAGCGCTTGCTGAAACGGAAAAGGGGATAGGCGTGCTGGGACTGGGCGAAATGGGGATTGCCGGCACAACTGCGGCTACGGCAATTGTGGCCTGTTATGCGGAGCAAAGTGTAGCGGAATTAACAGGCTACGGAACGGGTGTTGCCGATACGATCCTGAATAAAAAAGTTCAGGTGATTAAAGCTGCCCTGGCGGTAAATCAGCCGGAGGCAAATGATCCGTTGGATGTACTAAGTAAAGTCGGCGGCTTTGAAATTGCAGGACTGGCTGGCGTAATCCTGGGCGCCGCCGCCGGCAGGGCGGTAATTGTGCTGGATGGCCTGGTCACGACTGCGGCCGCCTTAATTGCCGTTAAGCTGGCGCCGCAAGTGAAAGATTATCTGATTGGTTCTCATTATTCGGTTGAGCCGGCGCACAAAGCAGCTTTAACCATAATTGATGTCCCGGCCTATTTGTATCTTGATATGCGGTTAGGCGAAGGAACTGGAGCCGCTATGGGGATGTCGCTGATCAACGCCGCTCTGCATGTCATGAATGATATGAAAACGTTCGGTGAAGCCGAAGTGGCGGTGGCGCAGGATGGGCCGGGGGCGCTAAAGCAAAGTAAAGATGTCCGGGATGAGTAACGGCCGTTTACCAGCTGGCTGTACCCTCCCGTCATCATCATAATGGTATTGGAAGTCGCCCAGTTGTAAATAAGCCTGCAACTGGGCATGACTATTAAGGGGATAAATTGGAGCAATAATTTAAAATAATAAGCTATGAATTTAGGGTTGCGGCGACAGGATTTATTTTTTTTATCCGGAAACCAATAAATGATTATATTTTGGCATAAAGTGAGCAAAGCTGGATAAGAGCCGGATGGAGGAAACCATATGGATGCATACGAAAAAATCAATCAATTGTATGACTTGATTGAGCAGGGGACGGTAGCCGATTTACCGGGACCGTATAAAGTCGGCGTTGATCTTGGTACAGCTGATGTGGTTCTGGTGGTAACCGACAGTGATGGAAATCCGGTTGCCGGCAGCCTGCGCTGGGCGGAAGTGGTCAGGGACGGCCTGGTAGTTGATTTTCGCGGAGCCACCGAGATTGTTGAGGAATTAAAAAAAGAGGTGGAGGAAAGAATGGGCGTAACCCTGGAGCAGGGCGCGACAGCCATACCGCCCGGTACCGTGGGACGCAACGCTTTGGCCTGCAGCCATGTCATTGCAGGAGCCGGTCTGGAGCCTGTTTGCCAGGTGGACGAGCCGGTTGCCGCCGCCAAGGCTTTGAAAATCAGCCATGGTATTGTCGTGGATATTGGCGGCGGTACTACCGGCATCGCTGTCTTAAAGAACGGGGAACTGGTATTTACTGCTGACGAGCCAACCGGCGGCACCCATATATCCTTGGTGCTGGCCGGTGCTTACCGGATATCTTTTGCCGAAGCCGAGGCATTAAAGAAGGATTGTCAGAGTCATTGCAAAATTATGCCGGTCATCCTGCCAGTCATTGAAAAGATGGCCACTGTTGTAAAAGATATGCTGGCCGGCCGCAATGAGTATCATGAGTATCCGGTTTACGTGGTGGGGGGCACTGCTTATTTGACTGGTTTTGGGGCGGAGTTCAGTAAAGCCTTCGGACGTCAGGTTCATGTACCGCCACATCCGCTGCTGGTTACCCCCCTGGGTATTGCCCTATTTGGCTGATGGCGGCAATTGTTAAAAGAGTGGTAAAATAGGAAAGTCAATAAAAAAGCAATCCGGCGGGTTGCTTTTTTATTGTTGATTGCTTTGTATGCAATCAAGCTGCTAAACATATAATAAACCAGAAAGGAGTGAGTTAGATGAAATTACTTTCGGTTGGATTAACT is a window encoding:
- a CDS encoding anaerobic ribonucleoside triphosphate reductase — protein: MNNLLVIKRDGRKSEFHTVKVYDAIQKAYTENFDGIVDTKKVKALTEKVVSLITESGKQSISVEEIQDIVEDVLIRSREVAVAKKYIGYRAQRTQIREANMRLMLEYKDITFKDAEQVDSKRENANVDGNTAMGTMLQYGATGSKQFVIHHILKNAHALAHQEGVIHIHDMDFEAIGTLTCCQIDIHKLFKNGFSTGHGHLREPQDIMSYAALAAIAIQSNQNDQHGGQSIPNFDYGLAPGVAKTFVRLYKDNLTKAVMLQFDSLPEAAVEAIVEKVVDPYQENAEFPRIGETHYALYRESETVRLRAALQEAGVELDEMRTVRLQTTVYRFARNETMKKTYQAMEGFLHNLNTMHSRAGAQVPFSSVNFGTDVSPEGKLVAEQFLLSVERGLGNGETAIFPISIFKVKEGINYNPQDPNYDLFKLSCRVSAKRLFPNFVFLDAPFNLQYYQPGRPETEVATMGCRTRVVGSVFPESDGIVFGRGNLSFTSINLPRLGIKYGIARGEREQPDLTGFYRDLDEVIDLVIAQLLERYEIQKNKKVKNFPFLMGQNIWYGAEQLNWEDRLEEVIKHGTLTAGFIGLAETLKALTGSHHGETAEAQNLGLEIIGHLRRRMDEAANAYQLNFSLIATPAEGLSGRFVKIDHTKFGGIPGVTDREYYTNGFHIPVYFPISASRKIELEAPYHAFTNAGHITYIELDGDMTKNPDAFELVVRKMKESNIGYGSINHPVDRDPACGFTGVIGDICPKCGRKEQGPGSMPFERIRRITGYLVGTMEKWNNGKRAEEKDRVKHLDGRKTHA
- the nrdG gene encoding anaerobic ribonucleoside-triphosphate reductase activating protein, giving the protein MLNLRLAADITIDSVVDGPGLRTVVWCQGCVHQCPECHNPATHCPTGGFEKTVSAIIREILAVPMQSGVTFSGGEPMLQAKSCAAVARALKEQGRNIWCYTGFTFEELLEQPECVQFLNHIDVLVDGKFVPEMKSYNLPFRGSANQRLIAVPESLRRKQAVLLRHSL
- a CDS encoding GDSL-type esterase/lipase family protein, whose translation is MGAKIKIAAIGDSITYGYPFGPAFSWLNSIGNHGRRAVANRGVCGDTTSGMLKRFAADVLAVKPHYTFILGGTNDACSKAAASLVENNIVKMTELAVNEGIKPVIGIPVPSLSPVEEEILHTYRLRMYEYARTAGICYVDFYAAFQAYAARNAWQNLYVDELHPSQTGYRLMGETASGFFGRLTPEVD
- the cobT gene encoding nicotinate-nucleotide--dimethylbenzimidazole phosphoribosyltransferase; the encoded protein is MNLLHDTLAKITPLNLEVMEGVQERLDRLSKPRGSLGRLEDMVKQYAGITGETEPKAPRSCMVVTSADHGVAKHGISAYPVETTMHMTANYLVSKGASANAFANFCGADMVVVDMGIAGDLSDVPGLWQRKIAYGTNDFTQGPAMSYEQAVQAIETGIDIVNCKAQEGYRCFSLGEMGIGNTTASAAIVAAFTGLSPETVTGRGTGISDSRMKVKIEVVRQALTVNHPDKADGIDVLAKVGGFEIGALTGVILGAAANRCAVVIDGLNTTAAALIAAAINPLSKKYMFASHLSGEPAHIIALNYLNLQACLDMGVRLGEAIGASMVVDMLSVSIKLLQHMTSFDQSGLVKAAIPGGGRCNAG
- the cobT gene encoding nicotinate-nucleotide--dimethylbenzimidazole phosphoribosyltransferase, giving the protein MLDETISQIKPLDQAAMEKCQLRIDNLTKPLASLQSFEYLIRKIAGVTGNARPRSLKKSIVLMGGDHGVSAEGVSDCPQEVTAQMMETFCRGGAAINVFAQHVEADLVLVDIGVAAELPHSVCLHDKKVAYGTKNLAEQPAMTRGQALQAINAGIKIALAETEKGIGVLGLGEMGIAGTTAATAIVACYAEQSVAELTGYGTGVADTILNKKVQVIKAALAVNQPEANDPLDVLSKVGGFEIAGLAGVILGAAAGRAVIVLDGLVTTAAALIAVKLAPQVKDYLIGSHYSVEPAHKAALTIIDVPAYLYLDMRLGEGTGAAMGMSLINAALHVMNDMKTFGEAEVAVAQDGPGALKQSKDVRDE
- the eutJ gene encoding ethanolamine utilization protein EutJ, whose amino-acid sequence is MDAYEKINQLYDLIEQGTVADLPGPYKVGVDLGTADVVLVVTDSDGNPVAGSLRWAEVVRDGLVVDFRGATEIVEELKKEVEERMGVTLEQGATAIPPGTVGRNALACSHVIAGAGLEPVCQVDEPVAAAKALKISHGIVVDIGGGTTGIAVLKNGELVFTADEPTGGTHISLVLAGAYRISFAEAEALKKDCQSHCKIMPVILPVIEKMATVVKDMLAGRNEYHEYPVYVVGGTAYLTGFGAEFSKAFGRQVHVPPHPLLVTPLGIALFG